One window of the Prinia subflava isolate CZ2003 ecotype Zambia chromosome 1, Cam_Psub_1.2, whole genome shotgun sequence genome contains the following:
- the RIPOR2 gene encoding rho family-interacting cell polarization regulator 2 isoform X4, producing MQRSQEDLTAPAEEDDSFGEGISPRLPEIMSIGSHSFSPGGPNGIIRSQSFAGFSGLQERRSRCNSFIENSSALKKPQAKVKKMHNLGHKNSNTPKEPQPKRMEEVYRALKSGLNEYLEVHQTELDKLTTQLKDMKRNSRLGVLYDLDKQIKAVERYMRRLEFHISKVDELYEAYCIQRRLCDGASKMKQAFAMSPASKAARESLTEINRSYKEYTENMCTIEAELESLLGEFCIKMKGLAGFARLCPGDQYEIFMRYGRQRWKLKGKIEVNGKQSWDGEEMVFLPLIVGLISIKVTEVKGLATHILVGSVTCETKDLFAARPQAVAVDINDLGTVKLNLEITWYPFDVEDLTPSTGNVSKASALQRRMSMYSQGTPETPTFKDHSFFKWLHPLQDRPKLAILDALQDTFFDKLRRSRSFSDLPSLRLSPKAGLELYSNLPDDVFENGTAATEKRPLSFTFGDLPYEDAMPPANSAEPPCAHVSSSPDITATPTQHRALESSQSSGLDCSSSSSRRDSVAEPKDLPSHGEGAVAENKNTPRAAPEVCQKTSDAGSDRVFVEMSVPVSLLQDTDEGSELKPVELDTYEGNITKQLVKRLTSAETPLTPERLPCEGSISGESEGYKSYLDGSIEEALQGLLLALEPHKEQYKEFQDLDQEVMHLDDILKCKPAVSRSRSSSLSLTVESALESFDFLNTSDFDDEDGGGVEVCNGGGGADSVFSDTEIEKNSYRTEHPEARGHLSEALTEDTGVGTSVAGSPLPLTTGNDSLDITIVKHLQYCTQLIQQIVFSSKTPFVTRDLLDKLSRQILVMENIAEISTENLGNITSLTDAIPEFHKKLSLLAFWMKCTGPSGVYHTSADKMMKQLDINFATTVNEECPGLAETVFRILVSQILDRTEPVLYSSMSSETITVFQYYNYFASHSVNDLGSYLLQLAKEASVVQVLQSVKDGKLQQNVSKINSNNLPPQQEVLRALALLLNENKNEVSETVASLLTATAENRHFREKALIYYCEALTQPNLQLQKAACLALRYLKATESIKMLVTLCQSDNEEIRKVASETLLSLGEDGRLAYEQLDKFPREFVKVGSRRGTEAATAF from the exons gAATATCTCCGAGGCTCCCTGAAATCATGTCAATAGGATCACACTCATTCTCCCCAGGAGGTCCTAATGGGATTATTAGAAGCCAGTCCTTTGCTGGCTTCAGCGGGCTTCAGGAAAGAAGGTCCAG GTGTAACTCCTTTATTGAAAATTCCTCTGCGCTCAAGAAGCCCCAAGCAAAGGTGAAGAAAATGCATAATTTGGGCCATAAGAACAGCAACACGCCCAAAGAACCCCAGCCTAAAAGGATGGAGGAGGTGTACCGAGCCCTGAAGAGTGGCCTGAA TGAGTATCTGGAGGTTCACCAGACAGAGCTGGATAAGCTGACTACCCAGTTAAAAGACATGAAAAGGAACTCACGCCTG GGAGTCCTGTACGATTTAGATAAG caAATCAAAGCGGTTGAGAGATACATGAGAAGGCTGGAGTTCCACATTAGCAAG GTGGATGAGCTTTATGAAGCCTATTGTATCCAAAGGCGTCTCTGTGATGGTGCCAGCAAAATGAAGCAAGCTTTTGCAATGTCTCCTGCAAGCAAGGCAGCAAGAGAGAGTTTGACCGAAATCAACAGGAGCTACAAGGAGTACACAGAG AACATGTGTACCAtagaagcagagctggaaagcCTATTGGGGGAGTTTTGCATCAAGATGAAAG GTCTGGCTGGCTTTGCTCGGCTCTGCCCAGGAGATCAATATGAG attttcatgCGTTACGGCCGTCAGCGATGGAAACTGAAAGGCAAAATAGAAGTGAATGGCAAGCAAAGCTGGGATGGAGAAGAGATGGTTTTCCTCCCTCTCATTGTTGGACTGATCTCCATTAAG GTCACAGAAGTTAAAGGGCTTGCTACTCATATCCTTGTGGGAAGTGTAACCTGTGAGACAAAAGATTTGTTTGCAGCTCGGCCTCAGGCGGTTGCAGTAGACATTAATGACCTTGGCACAGTAAAGCTGAACCTTGAGATCACCTGGTA CCCCTTTGATGTTGAAGACTTAACCCCATCCACAGGAAATGTGAGCAAGGCATCTGCTCTCCAGAGGAGAATGTCCATGTATAGCCAAGGCACTCCTGAAACACCAACCTTCAAGGACCACTCATTCTTT AAATGGCTGCATCCCCTGCAAGACAGGCCAAAGTTGGCAATCTTAGATGCTCTTCAAGACACTTTCTTTGACAAGCTTCGTCGCAGTCGCTCTTTTAGTGACCTGCCATCGCTCAGGCTAAGCCCGAAAGCAGGGCTAGAGCTATAT TCGAATTTGCCGGATGATGTATTTGAAAATGGGACAGCGGCCACTGAGAAGCGGCCTCTCTCCTTCACTTTTGGTGACCTGCCTTACGAAGACGCCATGCCCCCTGCCAACTCAGCAGAGCCCCCGTGTGCTCATGTCAGCTCCAGCCCTGACATCACCGCCACCCCCACCCAGCACCGAGCCCTTGAGTCCTCCCAGAGCTCGGGCCTAGActgtagcagcagcagctcccgcAGAGACTCTGTTGCTGAGCCAAAGGACCTGCCGTCCCACGGAGAGGGCGCCGTGGCTGAGAACAAGAACACCCCAAGGGCAGCTCCTGAAGTTTGCCAAAAAACCTCTGATGCTGGGAGCGATCGTGTCTTTGTAGAAATGAGTGTCCCGGTGTCCCTCCTGCAGGACACGGATGAAGGCTCAGAACTCAAGCCTGTGGAGCTGGATACCTATGAGGGCAACATCACAAAGCAGCTGGTCAAAAGGCTTACATCAGCAGAGACACCCCTGACCCCAGAGAGGCTGCCATGTGAGGGATCCATTAGTGGGGAATCAGAAGGATATAAGTCTTATCTCGATGGAAGCATTGAGGAAGCCTTGCAAGGGCTTCTCTTAGCTCTTGAGCCACATAAAGAGCAGTATAAAGAGTTTCAGGACCTGGATCAAGAAGTGATGCATCTAGATGACATCCTAAAA TGCAAGCCAGCAGTAAGCCGAAGCAGGTCCTCCAGTTTAAGTCTAACAGTTGAAAGTGCTTTAGAAAGCTTTGATTTCCTGAACACCTCTGACTTTGATGATGAGGATGGTGGTGGTGTGGAGGTTTGTAATGGTGGAGGAGGTGCAGACTCAGTATTTTCAGATACTGAGATTGAGAAGAATAG ttACAGGACGGAGCACCCAGAAGCCAGAGGCCACCTGAGCGAAGCCCTCACCGAGGACACGGGTGTGGGCACCAGCGTGGCTGGCAGCCCCCTGCCCCTGACCACAGGCAACGACAGCCTCGACATAACCATAGTTAAGCACTTGCAGTATTGCACCCAGCTGATTCAG CAAATTGTGTTCTCCAGTAAAACACCATTTGTGACAAGAGACCTCCTGGATAAGCTGTCCAGGCAGATCCTCGTGATGGAGAATATTGCGGAGATCAGCACTGAGAACTTGGGAAACATCACCTCTCTCACTGATG CAATTCCAGAGTTCCACAAGAAGCTGTCACTGCTGGCTTTCTGGATGAAGTGTACTGGCCCTTCAGGAGTGTATCACACCTCTGCAGACAAGATGATGAAGCAGTTGGATATCAATTTTGCCACCACTGTGAATGAGGAGTGTCCAGGACTTGCAGAAACAG TCTTCAGGATCCTGGTGTCTCAGATCCTGGACCGGACAGAGCCTGTCCTCTACTCCAGCATGTCCTCTGAGACCATCACTGTCTTTCAGTATTACAACTACTTTGCCAGCCACAGTGTCAATGACCTTGGAAGCTATTTGCTGCAGCTTGCAAAAGAAG CATCTGTGGTCCAGGTGCTGCAGTCAGTGAAAGAtggaaaactgcagcaaaatgtGTCCAAAATAAACTCCAATAACCTTCCACCACAGCAGGAAGTTTTAAGAGCTTTGGCTTTACTTctcaatgaaaataaaaatgaagtcaGTGAGACTGTGGCATCGCTTCTGACAGCAACTGCAGAAAACAGGCACTTCAGGGAGAAG GCCTTGATTTATTACTGTGAAGCACTAACCCAGCCCaacctccagctgcagaaagcagcttgCTTGGCTCTAAGATACCTCAAG GCTACTGAGAGCATTAAAATGCTGGTCACGCTCTGCCAGTCTGACAATGAAGAGATCAGAAAAGTGGCATCCGAAACCCTGCTCTCCCTTG GTGAGGATGGGAGACTGGCATATGAACAGCTGGACAAATTTCCCCGGGAATTTGTTAAAGTCGGAAGCCGCCGTGGAACTGAAGCTGCCACAGCTTTTTAG
- the RIPOR2 gene encoding rho family-interacting cell polarization regulator 2 isoform X1, translated as MQRSQEDLTAPAEEDDSFGEGISPRLPEIMSIGSHSFSPGGPNGIIRSQSFAGFSGLQERRSRCNSFIENSSALKKPQAKVKKMHNLGHKNSNTPKEPQPKRMEEVYRALKSGLNEYLEVHQTELDKLTTQLKDMKRNSRLGVLYDLDKQIKAVERYMRRLEFHISKVDELYEAYCIQRRLCDGASKMKQAFAMSPASKAARESLTEINRSYKEYTENMCTIEAELESLLGEFCIKMKGLAGFARLCPGDQYEIFMRYGRQRWKLKGKIEVNGKQSWDGEEMVFLPLIVGLISIKVTEVKGLATHILVGSVTCETKDLFAARPQAVAVDINDLGTVKLNLEITWYPFDVEDLTPSTGNVSKASALQRRMSMYSQGTPETPTFKDHSFFSNLPDDVFENGTAATEKRPLSFTFGDLPYEDAMPPANSAEPPCAHVSSSPDITATPTQHRALESSQSSGLDCSSSSSRRDSVAEPKDLPSHGEGAVAENKNTPRAAPEVCQKTSDAGSDRVFVEMSVPVSLLQDTDEGSELKPVELDTYEGNITKQLVKRLTSAETPLTPERLPCEGSISGESEGYKSYLDGSIEEALQGLLLALEPHKEQYKEFQDLDQEVMHLDDILKCKPAVSRSRSSSLSLTVESALESFDFLNTSDFDDEDGGGVEVCNGGGGADSVFSDTEIEKNSYRTEHPEARGHLSEALTEDTGVGTSVAGSPLPLTTGNDSLDITIVKHLQYCTQLIQQIVFSSKTPFVTRDLLDKLSRQILVMENIAEISTENLGNITSLTDAIPEFHKKLSLLAFWMKCTGPSGVYHTSADKMMKQLDINFATTVNEECPGLAETVFRILVSQILDRTEPVLYSSMSSETITVFQYYNYFASHSVNDLGSYLLQLAKEASVVQVLQSVKDGKLQQNVSKINSNNLPPQQEVLRALALLLNENKNEVSETVASLLTATAENRHFREKALIYYCEALTQPNLQLQKAACLALRYLKATESIKMLVTLCQSDNEEIRKVASETLLSLGEDGRLAYEQLDKFPREFVKVGSRRGTEAATAF; from the exons gAATATCTCCGAGGCTCCCTGAAATCATGTCAATAGGATCACACTCATTCTCCCCAGGAGGTCCTAATGGGATTATTAGAAGCCAGTCCTTTGCTGGCTTCAGCGGGCTTCAGGAAAGAAGGTCCAG GTGTAACTCCTTTATTGAAAATTCCTCTGCGCTCAAGAAGCCCCAAGCAAAGGTGAAGAAAATGCATAATTTGGGCCATAAGAACAGCAACACGCCCAAAGAACCCCAGCCTAAAAGGATGGAGGAGGTGTACCGAGCCCTGAAGAGTGGCCTGAA TGAGTATCTGGAGGTTCACCAGACAGAGCTGGATAAGCTGACTACCCAGTTAAAAGACATGAAAAGGAACTCACGCCTG GGAGTCCTGTACGATTTAGATAAG caAATCAAAGCGGTTGAGAGATACATGAGAAGGCTGGAGTTCCACATTAGCAAG GTGGATGAGCTTTATGAAGCCTATTGTATCCAAAGGCGTCTCTGTGATGGTGCCAGCAAAATGAAGCAAGCTTTTGCAATGTCTCCTGCAAGCAAGGCAGCAAGAGAGAGTTTGACCGAAATCAACAGGAGCTACAAGGAGTACACAGAG AACATGTGTACCAtagaagcagagctggaaagcCTATTGGGGGAGTTTTGCATCAAGATGAAAG GTCTGGCTGGCTTTGCTCGGCTCTGCCCAGGAGATCAATATGAG attttcatgCGTTACGGCCGTCAGCGATGGAAACTGAAAGGCAAAATAGAAGTGAATGGCAAGCAAAGCTGGGATGGAGAAGAGATGGTTTTCCTCCCTCTCATTGTTGGACTGATCTCCATTAAG GTCACAGAAGTTAAAGGGCTTGCTACTCATATCCTTGTGGGAAGTGTAACCTGTGAGACAAAAGATTTGTTTGCAGCTCGGCCTCAGGCGGTTGCAGTAGACATTAATGACCTTGGCACAGTAAAGCTGAACCTTGAGATCACCTGGTA CCCCTTTGATGTTGAAGACTTAACCCCATCCACAGGAAATGTGAGCAAGGCATCTGCTCTCCAGAGGAGAATGTCCATGTATAGCCAAGGCACTCCTGAAACACCAACCTTCAAGGACCACTCATTCTTT TCGAATTTGCCGGATGATGTATTTGAAAATGGGACAGCGGCCACTGAGAAGCGGCCTCTCTCCTTCACTTTTGGTGACCTGCCTTACGAAGACGCCATGCCCCCTGCCAACTCAGCAGAGCCCCCGTGTGCTCATGTCAGCTCCAGCCCTGACATCACCGCCACCCCCACCCAGCACCGAGCCCTTGAGTCCTCCCAGAGCTCGGGCCTAGActgtagcagcagcagctcccgcAGAGACTCTGTTGCTGAGCCAAAGGACCTGCCGTCCCACGGAGAGGGCGCCGTGGCTGAGAACAAGAACACCCCAAGGGCAGCTCCTGAAGTTTGCCAAAAAACCTCTGATGCTGGGAGCGATCGTGTCTTTGTAGAAATGAGTGTCCCGGTGTCCCTCCTGCAGGACACGGATGAAGGCTCAGAACTCAAGCCTGTGGAGCTGGATACCTATGAGGGCAACATCACAAAGCAGCTGGTCAAAAGGCTTACATCAGCAGAGACACCCCTGACCCCAGAGAGGCTGCCATGTGAGGGATCCATTAGTGGGGAATCAGAAGGATATAAGTCTTATCTCGATGGAAGCATTGAGGAAGCCTTGCAAGGGCTTCTCTTAGCTCTTGAGCCACATAAAGAGCAGTATAAAGAGTTTCAGGACCTGGATCAAGAAGTGATGCATCTAGATGACATCCTAAAA TGCAAGCCAGCAGTAAGCCGAAGCAGGTCCTCCAGTTTAAGTCTAACAGTTGAAAGTGCTTTAGAAAGCTTTGATTTCCTGAACACCTCTGACTTTGATGATGAGGATGGTGGTGGTGTGGAGGTTTGTAATGGTGGAGGAGGTGCAGACTCAGTATTTTCAGATACTGAGATTGAGAAGAATAG ttACAGGACGGAGCACCCAGAAGCCAGAGGCCACCTGAGCGAAGCCCTCACCGAGGACACGGGTGTGGGCACCAGCGTGGCTGGCAGCCCCCTGCCCCTGACCACAGGCAACGACAGCCTCGACATAACCATAGTTAAGCACTTGCAGTATTGCACCCAGCTGATTCAG CAAATTGTGTTCTCCAGTAAAACACCATTTGTGACAAGAGACCTCCTGGATAAGCTGTCCAGGCAGATCCTCGTGATGGAGAATATTGCGGAGATCAGCACTGAGAACTTGGGAAACATCACCTCTCTCACTGATG CAATTCCAGAGTTCCACAAGAAGCTGTCACTGCTGGCTTTCTGGATGAAGTGTACTGGCCCTTCAGGAGTGTATCACACCTCTGCAGACAAGATGATGAAGCAGTTGGATATCAATTTTGCCACCACTGTGAATGAGGAGTGTCCAGGACTTGCAGAAACAG TCTTCAGGATCCTGGTGTCTCAGATCCTGGACCGGACAGAGCCTGTCCTCTACTCCAGCATGTCCTCTGAGACCATCACTGTCTTTCAGTATTACAACTACTTTGCCAGCCACAGTGTCAATGACCTTGGAAGCTATTTGCTGCAGCTTGCAAAAGAAG CATCTGTGGTCCAGGTGCTGCAGTCAGTGAAAGAtggaaaactgcagcaaaatgtGTCCAAAATAAACTCCAATAACCTTCCACCACAGCAGGAAGTTTTAAGAGCTTTGGCTTTACTTctcaatgaaaataaaaatgaagtcaGTGAGACTGTGGCATCGCTTCTGACAGCAACTGCAGAAAACAGGCACTTCAGGGAGAAG GCCTTGATTTATTACTGTGAAGCACTAACCCAGCCCaacctccagctgcagaaagcagcttgCTTGGCTCTAAGATACCTCAAG GCTACTGAGAGCATTAAAATGCTGGTCACGCTCTGCCAGTCTGACAATGAAGAGATCAGAAAAGTGGCATCCGAAACCCTGCTCTCCCTTG GTGAGGATGGGAGACTGGCATATGAACAGCTGGACAAATTTCCCCGGGAATTTGTTAAAGTCGGAAGCCGCCGTGGAACTGAAGCTGCCACAGCTTTTTAG
- the RIPOR2 gene encoding rho family-interacting cell polarization regulator 2 isoform X2 codes for MSIGSHSFSPGGPNGIIRSQSFAGFSGLQERRSRCNSFIENSSALKKPQAKVKKMHNLGHKNSNTPKEPQPKRMEEVYRALKSGLNEYLEVHQTELDKLTTQLKDMKRNSRLGVLYDLDKQIKAVERYMRRLEFHISKVDELYEAYCIQRRLCDGASKMKQAFAMSPASKAARESLTEINRSYKEYTENMCTIEAELESLLGEFCIKMKGLAGFARLCPGDQYEIFMRYGRQRWKLKGKIEVNGKQSWDGEEMVFLPLIVGLISIKVTEVKGLATHILVGSVTCETKDLFAARPQAVAVDINDLGTVKLNLEITWYPFDVEDLTPSTGNVSKASALQRRMSMYSQGTPETPTFKDHSFFSNLPDDVFENGTAATEKRPLSFTFGDLPYEDAMPPANSAEPPCAHVSSSPDITATPTQHRALESSQSSGLDCSSSSSRRDSVAEPKDLPSHGEGAVAENKNTPRAAPEVCQKTSDAGSDRVFVEMSVPVSLLQDTDEGSELKPVELDTYEGNITKQLVKRLTSAETPLTPERLPCEGSISGESEGYKSYLDGSIEEALQGLLLALEPHKEQYKEFQDLDQEVMHLDDILKCKPAVSRSRSSSLSLTVESALESFDFLNTSDFDDEDGGGVEVCNGGGGADSVFSDTEIEKNSYRTEHPEARGHLSEALTEDTGVGTSVAGSPLPLTTGNDSLDITIVKHLQYCTQLIQQIVFSSKTPFVTRDLLDKLSRQILVMENIAEISTENLGNITSLTDAIPEFHKKLSLLAFWMKCTGPSGVYHTSADKMMKQLDINFATTVNEECPGLAETVFRILVSQILDRTEPVLYSSMSSETITVFQYYNYFASHSVNDLGSYLLQLAKEASVVQVLQSVKDGKLQQNVSKINSNNLPPQQEVLRALALLLNENKNEVSETVASLLTATAENRHFREKALIYYCEALTQPNLQLQKAACLALRYLKATESIKMLVTLCQSDNEEIRKVASETLLSLGEDGRLAYEQLDKFPREFVKVGSRRGTEAATAF; via the exons ATGTCAATAGGATCACACTCATTCTCCCCAGGAGGTCCTAATGGGATTATTAGAAGCCAGTCCTTTGCTGGCTTCAGCGGGCTTCAGGAAAGAAGGTCCAG GTGTAACTCCTTTATTGAAAATTCCTCTGCGCTCAAGAAGCCCCAAGCAAAGGTGAAGAAAATGCATAATTTGGGCCATAAGAACAGCAACACGCCCAAAGAACCCCAGCCTAAAAGGATGGAGGAGGTGTACCGAGCCCTGAAGAGTGGCCTGAA TGAGTATCTGGAGGTTCACCAGACAGAGCTGGATAAGCTGACTACCCAGTTAAAAGACATGAAAAGGAACTCACGCCTG GGAGTCCTGTACGATTTAGATAAG caAATCAAAGCGGTTGAGAGATACATGAGAAGGCTGGAGTTCCACATTAGCAAG GTGGATGAGCTTTATGAAGCCTATTGTATCCAAAGGCGTCTCTGTGATGGTGCCAGCAAAATGAAGCAAGCTTTTGCAATGTCTCCTGCAAGCAAGGCAGCAAGAGAGAGTTTGACCGAAATCAACAGGAGCTACAAGGAGTACACAGAG AACATGTGTACCAtagaagcagagctggaaagcCTATTGGGGGAGTTTTGCATCAAGATGAAAG GTCTGGCTGGCTTTGCTCGGCTCTGCCCAGGAGATCAATATGAG attttcatgCGTTACGGCCGTCAGCGATGGAAACTGAAAGGCAAAATAGAAGTGAATGGCAAGCAAAGCTGGGATGGAGAAGAGATGGTTTTCCTCCCTCTCATTGTTGGACTGATCTCCATTAAG GTCACAGAAGTTAAAGGGCTTGCTACTCATATCCTTGTGGGAAGTGTAACCTGTGAGACAAAAGATTTGTTTGCAGCTCGGCCTCAGGCGGTTGCAGTAGACATTAATGACCTTGGCACAGTAAAGCTGAACCTTGAGATCACCTGGTA CCCCTTTGATGTTGAAGACTTAACCCCATCCACAGGAAATGTGAGCAAGGCATCTGCTCTCCAGAGGAGAATGTCCATGTATAGCCAAGGCACTCCTGAAACACCAACCTTCAAGGACCACTCATTCTTT TCGAATTTGCCGGATGATGTATTTGAAAATGGGACAGCGGCCACTGAGAAGCGGCCTCTCTCCTTCACTTTTGGTGACCTGCCTTACGAAGACGCCATGCCCCCTGCCAACTCAGCAGAGCCCCCGTGTGCTCATGTCAGCTCCAGCCCTGACATCACCGCCACCCCCACCCAGCACCGAGCCCTTGAGTCCTCCCAGAGCTCGGGCCTAGActgtagcagcagcagctcccgcAGAGACTCTGTTGCTGAGCCAAAGGACCTGCCGTCCCACGGAGAGGGCGCCGTGGCTGAGAACAAGAACACCCCAAGGGCAGCTCCTGAAGTTTGCCAAAAAACCTCTGATGCTGGGAGCGATCGTGTCTTTGTAGAAATGAGTGTCCCGGTGTCCCTCCTGCAGGACACGGATGAAGGCTCAGAACTCAAGCCTGTGGAGCTGGATACCTATGAGGGCAACATCACAAAGCAGCTGGTCAAAAGGCTTACATCAGCAGAGACACCCCTGACCCCAGAGAGGCTGCCATGTGAGGGATCCATTAGTGGGGAATCAGAAGGATATAAGTCTTATCTCGATGGAAGCATTGAGGAAGCCTTGCAAGGGCTTCTCTTAGCTCTTGAGCCACATAAAGAGCAGTATAAAGAGTTTCAGGACCTGGATCAAGAAGTGATGCATCTAGATGACATCCTAAAA TGCAAGCCAGCAGTAAGCCGAAGCAGGTCCTCCAGTTTAAGTCTAACAGTTGAAAGTGCTTTAGAAAGCTTTGATTTCCTGAACACCTCTGACTTTGATGATGAGGATGGTGGTGGTGTGGAGGTTTGTAATGGTGGAGGAGGTGCAGACTCAGTATTTTCAGATACTGAGATTGAGAAGAATAG ttACAGGACGGAGCACCCAGAAGCCAGAGGCCACCTGAGCGAAGCCCTCACCGAGGACACGGGTGTGGGCACCAGCGTGGCTGGCAGCCCCCTGCCCCTGACCACAGGCAACGACAGCCTCGACATAACCATAGTTAAGCACTTGCAGTATTGCACCCAGCTGATTCAG CAAATTGTGTTCTCCAGTAAAACACCATTTGTGACAAGAGACCTCCTGGATAAGCTGTCCAGGCAGATCCTCGTGATGGAGAATATTGCGGAGATCAGCACTGAGAACTTGGGAAACATCACCTCTCTCACTGATG CAATTCCAGAGTTCCACAAGAAGCTGTCACTGCTGGCTTTCTGGATGAAGTGTACTGGCCCTTCAGGAGTGTATCACACCTCTGCAGACAAGATGATGAAGCAGTTGGATATCAATTTTGCCACCACTGTGAATGAGGAGTGTCCAGGACTTGCAGAAACAG TCTTCAGGATCCTGGTGTCTCAGATCCTGGACCGGACAGAGCCTGTCCTCTACTCCAGCATGTCCTCTGAGACCATCACTGTCTTTCAGTATTACAACTACTTTGCCAGCCACAGTGTCAATGACCTTGGAAGCTATTTGCTGCAGCTTGCAAAAGAAG CATCTGTGGTCCAGGTGCTGCAGTCAGTGAAAGAtggaaaactgcagcaaaatgtGTCCAAAATAAACTCCAATAACCTTCCACCACAGCAGGAAGTTTTAAGAGCTTTGGCTTTACTTctcaatgaaaataaaaatgaagtcaGTGAGACTGTGGCATCGCTTCTGACAGCAACTGCAGAAAACAGGCACTTCAGGGAGAAG GCCTTGATTTATTACTGTGAAGCACTAACCCAGCCCaacctccagctgcagaaagcagcttgCTTGGCTCTAAGATACCTCAAG GCTACTGAGAGCATTAAAATGCTGGTCACGCTCTGCCAGTCTGACAATGAAGAGATCAGAAAAGTGGCATCCGAAACCCTGCTCTCCCTTG GTGAGGATGGGAGACTGGCATATGAACAGCTGGACAAATTTCCCCGGGAATTTGTTAAAGTCGGAAGCCGCCGTGGAACTGAAGCTGCCACAGCTTTTTAG